From one Halostella salina genomic stretch:
- a CDS encoding helix-turn-helix domain-containing protein: MYEACGEKELKVILALDPGDTISGVARKIDENRETIRRVVNRLEEAGYVAYNDGLQLIDQTIRDTGLEFLTASADISSPAISEAYVLPQFAGMEYAYTAIDAVYVWTRGGYQVARNPEDYPLFIAVHESDLDAWTEFFDRFGIPTAEERQPTEDCDGPIQVVLEPRSQIDAEMVDGRPVIPLQETVTFANEYYATFESALDMLERMYDDVDTDAAYRMEPA, encoded by the coding sequence ATGTACGAGGCATGTGGCGAGAAGGAACTCAAGGTTATTCTCGCGCTTGATCCAGGAGATACCATCTCGGGCGTCGCGCGGAAGATCGACGAGAACCGAGAGACGATCCGTCGTGTGGTGAACCGTCTCGAAGAAGCGGGATACGTCGCATACAATGATGGCCTCCAACTCATCGACCAGACCATCCGAGACACTGGTCTCGAGTTCCTGACTGCGTCAGCAGACATCTCATCACCGGCAATTTCAGAGGCGTACGTCCTCCCACAGTTCGCAGGGATGGAGTATGCTTACACCGCCATCGACGCGGTCTATGTCTGGACCCGCGGTGGCTATCAGGTCGCTCGAAACCCGGAAGACTATCCGCTGTTCATTGCTGTTCACGAGTCCGACCTTGACGCCTGGACGGAGTTCTTCGATCGGTTCGGGATCCCCACTGCAGAAGAGCGCCAGCCCACTGAAGATTGCGATGGCCCAATCCAAGTCGTCCTAGAGCCACGGTCACAGATCGATGCCGAAATGGTCGACGGGCGACCCGTCATTCCCCTTCAAGAAACCGTGACGTTCGCAAACGAGTACTATGCGACCTTCGAGTCCGCACTCGACATGCTCGAACGCATGTACGACGACGTCGACACTGACGCAGCCTACCGGATGGAACCAGCATAA